A region from the Vulpes lagopus strain Blue_001 chromosome 5, ASM1834538v1, whole genome shotgun sequence genome encodes:
- the LOC121491075 gene encoding LOW QUALITY PROTEIN: ras GTPase-activating protein-binding protein 1-like (The sequence of the model RefSeq protein was modified relative to this genomic sequence to represent the inferred CDS: inserted 1 base in 1 codon; substituted 1 base at 1 genomic stop codon), whose translation MVMEKPSPLLVGREFVRQYYTLLNQAPDMLHRFYGKNSSYVHGGLDSNRKPADAVYGQKEIHRKVMSQNFTNCHTKIRHVDAHAILNDGVVVQVMGLLSNNNQALRRFMQTFVLAPEGSVVNKFYVHNDIFRYQDEVFGGFVTEPQEESEEEVEEPEERQQTPEVVPDDSGTFYDQSVSNDLEEHLEEPVAEPEPDPEPEPEQEPVSEIQEEKSEPVLEETAPEDTQKSSSPAPTDIAQTVQEDLRTFSWASVTSKNLPPSGAVPVTWIPPHVVKVPASQPRPESKPESQIPPQRPQRDQRVREQRINIPPQRGPRPICEAGEQGDVEPRRIVRHPDSHQLFIGNLPHEVDKXELKDFFQSYGNVVELRINSGGKLPNFGFVVFDDSEPVQKVLSNRPIMFRGEVRLNVEEKKTRAAPKXDLRDNHLRGPGGPRGGLGGGMRGPPWRHGAETWIWSGKGNRSKAVNCSSLIFTQLLQNGEFLTPAFGILEFDPSL comes from the exons ATGGTTATGGAGAAGCCTAGTCCCCTGCTGGTCGGGCGGGAATTTGTGAGACAGTATTATACGCTCCTGAACCAGGCCCCAGACATGCTACACAGATTTTATGGAAAGAACTCTTCTTATGTCCATGGGGGATTGGATTCAAATAGAAAGCCAGCAGATGCAGTCTATGGACAGAAAGAGATCCATAGGAAAGTGATGTCACAAAACTTTACCAATTGCCACACTAAGATTCGCCATGTTGATGCTCATGCCATTCTGAATGATGGTGTGGTGGTCCAGGTGATGGGGTTGCTCTCTAATAACAACCAGGCTTTGAGGAGATTCATGCAGACATTTGTCCTTGCTCCTGAGGGCTCTGTTGTGAATAAGTTCTACGTTCACAATGATATCTTCAGATACCAAGATGAGGTCTTTGGTGGCTTTGTCACTGAGCCTCAGGAGGAATCTGAGGAAGAGGTAGAGGAACCTGAAGAAAGACAGCAGACACCTGAGGTGGTACCTGATGATTCTGGAACTTTCTATGATCAGAGTGTCAGCAATGACTTGGAAGAACATTTAGAGGAACCTGTTGCTGAACCAGAACCTGATCCTGAACCAGAACCAGAGCAAGAACCTGTGTCTGAGATCCAAGAGGAAAAGTCTGAGCCAGTATTGGAAGAAACTGCTCCTGAGGATACTCAGAAGAGTTCTTCTCCAGCACCTACGGACATAGCTCAGACAGTACAGGAAGACTTGAGGACATTTTCTTGGGCATCTGTGACCAGTAAGAACCTTCCACCCAGTGGAGCTGTTCCAGTTACTTGGATACCACCTCATGTTGTTAAAGTACCAGCTTCACAGCCTCGCCCGGAATCTAAACCTGAATCTCAGATTCCACCGCAGAGGCCTCAGAGGGATCAAAGAGTGCGAGAACAGCGGATAAATATTCCTCCCCAGAGGGGACCCAGACCAATCTGTGAGGCTGGTGAGCAAGGTGACGTTGAGCCCCGAAGAATTGTGAGACACCCTGATAGTCACCAACTTTTTATTGGCAACCTACCACATGAAGTGGACAAATAGGagcttaaagatttttttcaaagttatggGAATGTGGTGGAGCTACGCATTAACAGTGGCGGGAAATTACccaattttggttttgttgtgtttGATGATTCTGAGCCTGTTCAAAAGGTCCTTAGCAACAGGCCCATCATGTTCAGAGGTGAGGTCCGCCTGAATGTGGAAGAGAAGAAGACTCGAGCTGCCCCTA GGGACCTTCGAGATAACCACCTGCGGGGACCAGGAGGCCCTCGAGGTGGGCTGGGTGGTGGAATGCGAGGCCCTCCCTGGAGGCATGGTGCAGAAACCTGGATTTGGAGTGGGAAGGGGAATCGCTCCAAGGCAGTGAATTGCTCTTCATTGATCTTCACACAGCTCCTGCAGAATGGTGAATTTCTTACACCAGCGTTTGGTATCCTGGAGTTTGACCCTAGTCTATGA